taaaagtACCCTCTTACCCACAAATTCCCCCATAAACATTCTTACAATTCAGagtcattttcagaaaaatataattaactCACTTTCCCTCCAGTGTGCAACCTGTGCTTCAACACACACCGGGATTTCAACGGATATATCTCTCCTCTACATTAAGCAGAAAACATACAAATGGACATTACTTATTTCAGTAGTCACCATATAGTACATTATTAGAAGATAACGTTGCTTTCTCATGTACTTTAGCATTACTCACGCTAACCCCGCTGTTCAGCGTGGCCCTCAGCGTGGCGGAGATATGCACAACTCTTACAGATCTAAAGAAATCGTCTGCAATACAAAATCATCAACCTTAAGTCTTCTAATTAACCATCATCTCATGTGTTAACACTGCTAATCATTTTCCTATTTTTCCGAAGTTTATAGGGATATTTACCTCACACATAAACAGAAATCCACACCACAGGAGTCAGTCACCTACCGGTACTGTCacttcaagtcaagtcaagtcaagtcaagtttatttcatccataaaaatggaaattacagtgctcacactCGCCATCTTACCCATAAAAAccagaaaatgtaaatacaataccacaaatacactacaatattatacataaatacaatgaaaaaaaaataaaaaataaaaaaataaataaataaataaataaaaacttatacaaatgtacgtttaaagtgcttgttgtgctgtctaatagCCTGAGGGATAAAAGAAAGAGCATACCGCccagtttgtgtcacaggaggtcttagcctACCACAACGCTCTATGACCCTGCCGGTCAGATTACCATGAAGAGGGTGACCCGGGTCCCTCGTTATTTTCTGAGTCATTTTTACTAGATGATCTTCATATACCTGATCcactgtatttaactctcccaCCATTTTCCCAGCCCTTTTAGTCACTCTATCAATCCTGGCCTTCTCAGTTACCCCAgcatttcccccccaccccaccacacagtAACTCCAAACACTACATAtgactgacataaaaaacattttaaccacATCCGTATTCACTTTAAAAGACTGCAACTTCCTCATACAGTAGACCCGTGGACTTAATTTTTTCATCAATGAGTCAACATGATCAGACCATGTTAGCCTGTCGTTAAAAACAACGCCCAGATACTTGTatgtgttcactctttctatttctacacCTTTGATTTCCACTGCCTCAGCTGTGATCTTATTTCTCCTGTAATCTATAACTAATTCTTTAGTTTTCTTAACATTGAGTTCCAGGAAATGCATATCACAGTAATCAACAAAGGCTTTTATCTCATTTTGATAGCACCTATAGTCATCATTTTCAATTAACCCAATGAGCGCTGTGTCGTCAGCAAATTTAACAACCTGACAGCTCGCTTGCTGTGGACGGTAGTCTGCCGTGTAAATagtgaaaagaaaaggtgaTAAAACAGTTCCCTGAGGTGACCCTGTGTTTGACATAATATTGTCTGacttaacttttgagtttaacttaacaaattgagacctattttctaaaaaatttaaaatgagcaAGCTAAAAACACCTGGAACCTTCATCATCAAAAGCTTATTTACAAGGATGTGTGGTTGTATCGTATTGAACGCTGAgctaaaatcatagtatagaattCTCACACACCGTCCCCCTGCATCCAGGTGAGCATAGACACTGTCCAATTTACAGACAATAGCATCCTCTGCCCCTTTTCCTTTCTGATAAGCAAATTGGCAGGGGTCGAGATACTGCTCCACATGAGGCTTCAGACTATTCAACATGATTTTCTCACATACCTTCATAGCTATGGAGGTTAAAGCCACTGGTCTTAGATCATTCATACCCACAATAGATTTGTTTTTAGGTACTGGTATAATGCAAGATTGTTTCCATAAATCAGGCAAAACTTTATGAGAGAAACAGTAATtaaaaatacttgaaaaaatGCTTGCCAACTGAAAAGCAcagccttttaatacttttggaGACAGTCCATCTGGGCCTGCTGCTTTGGTAGCTTTTAGCCCCATAAACATACCATATACCTCTTGATTGGTTGTTTGTAGGGTATAGTCATCATCCTCGGTGTTCTCAATCCTTTCCCTAAGTCTTTGTCTCTCATCAGAAAAGTCTATCTTGTCAAATCTATTATAAAAATGATTTAGGTTATTTGCATATTCTCTTGTGCCATTTAACTGAAAACTATTTACCTTCCCTTTCCCTGCATAACCACTCATTAACCGCATTCCTTCCCAGACCTTCTTCATatcatttactttaaaataattttctatTTCGCATTTATACCGatatttctctttatttatctccCTTTTAAGATCTTTGTGGATCTTTTTCAGTGTATCCTTGTCTCCCCTAGcaaatgatttctttttgtcattaattAACCTTTTAATCTCAGCATTCATCCAGGGTTTACAATTTGCATATATCTTAACCCTCTTTTCCTCTACAACCACATCATTACAAAAATTGATATACCCACATACGGACTCAGTAAGTTCATTTATGTCCTTGGCACTATTTTCAAAAACCGCCCAGTCCGTATTTTCGAACGCATCTTTCAGTCTCTCAATCCCGTCTCCTGACATCTTTTTCACCGTGATCGTTTCCTTTTTGTTCCTCTTTACGAGTGGGAGATATTTGGGACAGAGCAGGATCAAGTTTTGGTCCGCCTTGCCCAGACTTGGCAGACTTCTGGACATATACGCATCCTTAACCTTGGTGTAGCAGTGGTCGAGGACCGCTTCCCTCCTTGTTTTGCATCTAACATGTTGGTAGTAGTGTGACCCACTTGACTTTATAATGCAATGGTTAAAATCTCCAGTTATCACAACAAACGCGTCAGGCGACGCAGTCTCAATCCTGTGCACGGCCGCTTGGATCTCCTCGGCCGCCTCCTTAGACACATTTCTGTGTGGCACATAAACCGCCATTACCACCACATGTGAAAATTTGCGAGGGATATAATATGGGCGAACCCTGACAGTCAGGATCTCAGAGTTTGGGGTACAGGTATGCGTCTTAATGGACATGTTGTTAGGGTGACAATATTCGTCATTCACATATACTATAAGTCCGCCGCCCCCTTTCTTCCCCGAATCCTCTGTTCTGTCCCCACGAACAGCTTTAAATCCATCCACCGCAACTAGTTCATCAGTGTGATTTCTGTTGAGCCAAGTTTCGGTAAAAACCATCAAACTTATTGATCTATATTCGTGGAGGAACAGTGCATTTGCTCTCAGTTCATCCATTTTGTTCCCAATTCACTGCACATTTCCCATGATCATAGACGGAATGTAGGGCCGACATCTCCGTGATTTAAGTCTCTTTAAAACTCCGCCAGCTTTACCTCTCTTGCGTCTTGTTATCTCTTTTGGGAAGTCTTGGAAATCCACCAGGGTAGTCAGTGACCCCCTCCGCCATTGATCCAAATCAGCTCCTATCCCTTTCAATTCGGCAAACGAATAACAAAGTCTTGCGGCATAACACCCTCGGTCTTCCAGAGACTGCAAGAGGTAcgtaaaaaacagcaacaaccaGCACTTGTTGACGTCCATCACTCATATGAAAAGGTATAAAAATAACTCTAAGAAATAGACGGGGAAGATAGCGTGTTGTGTAGCGTGGTCTGCCACAGGAGCAGcgacctgtttttttttttggtgtctcAGCAAAATTAGGCGCTAAAGTGAGATTCGCCTTGCCGCTACTCTTAGTGTAACACTGCCCCATTGAGGAAACAGAACACTACTATGGtactaatctaaaaaaaaacagtttaaccTGGCTacatacagtgggtacggaaagtattcagacccctttaaatttttcactctttgtttcattgcagccattttccaaaaatcaaaaaagttcattttatttctcagtaatgtacactcagcaccccatcttggacagaaaaaaacagaaatgtagaaatttttgcaaatttattaaaaaagaaaaactgaaatatcacatggtcataagtattcagaccctttgccgtgaccctcatatgtaactcaggtgctgtctatttcttctgatcatccttgagatggttctacaccttcattggagtccagctgtgtttgattatactgattggacttgatgaggaaagccacacacctgtctatataagaccttacagctcacagtgcatgtcagagcaaatgacaatcatgaggtcaaaggaactgcctgaagagctcagagacagaattgtggcaaggcacagatctggtcaaggttacaaaaaaatttctgctgcacttaaggttcctaagagcacagtggcctccataatcctcaaatggaagacgtttgggacgaccagaacccttcctagagctggccgtccggccaaactgagctatcgggggagaagagccttggtgagagaggcaaagaagaacccaatggtcactgtggctgagctccagagatgcagtcgggagatgggagaaagttgtagtaagtcaaccatcactgcagcaatccaccagtcggggctttatggcagagtggcccgacggaagcctctcctcagtgcaagacacatgaaagcccgcatggagtttgctaaaaaacacctgaaggactccaagatggtgataaataaaatcctctggtctgatgagaccaagatagaactttttggccttaattctaagcggtatgtgtggagaaaaccaggcactgctcatcacctgtccaatacagtctcaacagtgaagcatggtggtggcagcatcatgctgtgggggtgtttttcagctgcagggacaggacgactggttgcaatcgagggaaagatgaatgcggccaagtacagggatatcctggacgaaaaccttttccagagtgctctggacctcagactgggccgaaggtttaccttccaacaagacaatgaccctaagcacaccgctaaaataacgaaggagtggcttcacaacaactccgtggctgttcttgaatggcccagccagagccctgacttaaacccaattgagcatctctggagagacctgaaaatgactgtccaccaacgtttaccatccaacctgacagaactggagaggatctgcaaggaggaatggcagaggatacccaaatccagatgtgaaaaacttgttgcatctttcccaaaacgactcatggctgtattagatcaaaagggtgcttctactaaatactgaacaaagggtctgaatacttatgaccatgtgatatttcagtttttgttttttaataaatatgcaaaaatttctaaatttctgtttttttctgtccaagatgggttgctgagtgtacattactgagaaataaaatgaacttttttgatttttggaaaaaggctgcaatgaaacaaagagtgaaaaatttaaaggggtctgaatactttccgtacccactgtatattttaatttaaacaggATATGGGATGAGGAAATTCTGTTTGTCGATGTAGTTTGATGTTGGGACATGACCCATTTGAAGGGGTGTGCTAAAGACTGACATGACACGTCATAATTATGACATGACACCTGTTATGAACATGAAGAAGTCTTTTATAATGTTCCTGACTGTTTGTCTTTAAAgttttagtgcgtaactttttatattaatgaacgtctattacattcaagccatcgcTAAATGGGTTGATACAAAGACAGTTAAAGGTCCATATTCTGCTAATCTTCAGGGTCATAACTGGATTTAGAGGGTATATcggaataggtttccatggtttccttttcaaaaagagtgagacatctcattcTATCCCATCTCTGCTGgaagttgcacatgctcagtaactAGTACTGTGCAGCGCTACTAGCTAGAAGCTAACACTGTTCATGTTCTCAAAAGTAGAACAATAGcaacaaaagctacaacacacatgaGATCACCCTAATCTACATAAGAAACTGTAGAggactacttccatgtcccccGTCTGCAGGTAGTCCTCGGTAAGTTGGAAGTGTgtcctcgtttagaagaagtctcccggATAAttctgccttgtactgaccgaAGTTGGAGAAACAGCTGACGTGGTATTAGCTAAAGTGGTTAGCACACACCAGATGTTTGGGCCGAGGGCGTAGACGGCCCTGCTGAttctgaacagctcacctggagactgaagacagaggacattcagaaaccggatctcactcaaaacaccatggaggTTTTTTCCCCAAGTCTCTAtacgtgtggaagcaccagagacacaaaataacacatatccCAGAagttgtatttgatttttttataatatgggcactttatgactctcagatccacaaaactctctctatttctcatcATGGTGTCAACCGGCGACATTACGAGCtgaattgttgtcattacttagaattcctcatggggaaactacgcactatagctttaagtctCATTTGGTAAATTATAAAACTTTTtaacttgttatttatgtatttgacatcgaccctgttaagcactttggtcaactgttgtttttaaatttgctatataaataaaattgacattgacattgttggacatgtttgtgttttgacaaCTTGGTATTAGTGTACTCTGTCATAaatattgaatatgtttttcttttcattcccaCAGTGTGTAGGTATGGCTGCTGCAATCTATCTGCAGTCTGAAGATCAGTTCCTGtgctccatctgtctggatgtCTTCACTGATCCTGTCTCCACACCATGTGGTCACAACTTCTGCAAGAACTGCATCACTGAACACTGGAATACTAATGACCAGTACCTGTGTCCCCTGTGTAATGAGCGTTTTACCAGAAGACCTGATATGAAGGTCAACACCTTCATCTCTGAGATGGTCGCTCAGTTCAGACAGTCAGCTCAACAgaaagccagcagcagcagctcagagcaaCAAGTGTCCAAACCAGGAGAAGTTCCCTGTGACGTCTGCACTGGAACCAAACTGAAGGCCCTGaagtcctgcctggtgtgtctggTCTCCTACTGTGAGACTCACCTGGAGCCTCATCTGACCACGTCAGgtctgaaaagacatcagctgATCGACCCTGTGGAGAACCTGGAAGGCAGGATGTGTCCGGAGCACGATAAACCTCTGGAGCTGTTCTGTAAGACCGACCagacatgtgtctgcatgctctGCACTGTTTTAGACCACAAGACACATGATGTTGTTCCTCTGAAAGAAGAATATGAAGGAAAGAAGGCAGAGCTGGGGAAGACAGACGCTGAAATTCAGCAGATGATCCAGAAGAGACGACTGAAGATTCAGGAGATCAAACACTCAGTGGACCTCAGTGAGGaagatgcagacagagagatagcagaaggtgttcaggtcttcacttctctgaaggagtctgttgagagaggcctgaatgagctcatcaacaccatcaaagagaagcagaaaacaacagaaaaacaggccGAAGCTTTCATCACAGAGCTGGAACAGGAAATCTCTGAGCTGATGAAGAGAAGCACTGAGGTGGAGCAGATGTTACGCTCTGAAGaccacctccatcttctccGGAGGGTCCAGTCCCTAAACATCCAACAACCTCCACGCACCAAGGACTGGACAGACGTCAGCGTCCGTCCATCATCATATGAGGGGACTGTGGTGAAAGCTGTGGTTCAGCTCGAGGAGACACTCGGTAAACAGATGAAGAGGCTGCTTGAAGCCGAGctgaagagggtccagcagtatgcagtggatgtgactcttGATCCTGATACAGCACATCCTAATCTCATCCTGTCTGATGATGGGAAACAAGTGAATCATAGTGATGTGATGAAGAATCTCCCAGACAACCCAGAGAGATTTTCTCGCTTTTGTAGTGTTTTAGGAAAACAGAGTTTCTCTTCAGGCAGATTTTACTTCGAGGTTCAAGTTAAAGGAAAGACTGCATGGACTATAGGAGTGGCCAGAGAGTCTATTAACCAAAAGGGATACATCGCACTGAGTCCTTGGAAAGGTTACTGGACAATAAGGTTGAGAAATGGAAATGAGTACGAAGCTCGTGCTGACCTTCCagtccttctctctctgaagtctcctcctcagaaggtgggggtgtttgtggactatgaggagggtctggtctccttttatgacgtagatgctgcagctcttatctactcctttaatggctgctccttcactgagGAACTCTTCCCATTCTTCAGTCCATGTCTGAATGATGATggtaaaaactctgcccctctgatcatctctcctgtcagagtaaactaatcactgatctcatttcaggtattgattcattttcaatcaaggaaacaaatgtacatattcatatattttacatcTTATTTTCTACAGAATCTTATGttcttaaaatgttaaatgaactcaaacttcatcttgacatatttggtgtctttagaaactgatttcttctggaagttataataactgtctgtgggtttaacagaggtttaaatagatatcgtctacataacgtgtgtcatgatgcatcaaattaatgtgttgatgatgtaatcagaaacacatttattagtatttgatgagcagccccagaaaacatatagctgaatatttgattgtgtgatgaagcttcatttaagagtgaggcctattccatcccataatgtctccagaacacagtatgtgtccttgttataccgggtagaaaaagttaatggatggttctatcttgtgtgaaaagtcttttggataattactggtcactttggccattttttattggtttcatgAATTGTGTAAGATGgtttatgagtcaaagaaatgtgtaaatatgtgatagtagaataaaaagtgtaaaataaagcaggtgttgaacacaaggcctgaggaagcagtgagaacagaaaagctgGTTTACACACAAGTTGGATTTCAGTCGAGGATGATCTTTATTgttgagaataaagttgaactttcagtattagtgccagacataaaacaat
The DNA window shown above is from Etheostoma spectabile isolate EspeVRDwgs_2016 unplaced genomic scaffold, UIUC_Espe_1.0 scaffold00007399, whole genome shotgun sequence and carries:
- the LOC116678451 gene encoding E3 ubiquitin-protein ligase TRIM21, which produces MAAAIYLQSEDQFLCSICLDVFTDPVSTPCGHNFCKNCITEHWNTNDQYLCPLCNERFTRRPDMKVNTFISEMVAQFRQSAQQKASSSSSEQQVSKPGEVPCDVCTGTKLKALKSCLVCLVSYCETHLEPHLTTSGLKRHQLIDPVENLEGRMCPEHDKPLELFCKTDQTCVCMLCTVLDHKTHDVVPLKEEYEGKKAELGKTDAEIQQMIQKRRLKIQEIKHSVDLSEEDADREIAEGVQVFTSLKESVERGLNELINTIKEKQKTTEKQAEAFITELEQEISELMKRSTEVEQMLRSEDHLHLLRRVQSLNIQQPPRTKDWTDVSVRPSSYEGTVVKAVVQLEETLGKQMKRLLEAELKRVQQYAVDVTLDPDTAHPNLILSDDGKQVNHSDVMKNLPDNPERFSRFCSVLGKQSFSSGRFYFEVQVKGKTAWTIGVARESINQKGYIALSPWKGYWTIRLRNGNEYEARADLPVLLSLKSPPQKVGVFVDYEEGLVSFYDVDAAALIYSFNGCSFTEELFPFFSPCLNDDGKNSAPLIISPVRVN